GGCGAAATTAGCAACACCGAGGCCAAAAATGGTGGCTTTCGGTTTAGCTGGTTTTTAAGAACTTAAAGCTACATTCTTAGCGCAACTGGTTGATTCATTCATCACCCTTTACCAACCACTCGCTATTTGGGGCTTTTGGCTACAAAATAGCTTCAAAATAGCGACTAGCTACGTTCTTTGATTACATCAACTTCAATTATCGTATGCATAAAGCAGCTTTCCTTTTACGGCATCCCGGCTACACTATCAACGTATGCAAAGTGGTCTGCCCATGCTGGAGATGTTATCTTTTCCCCTAGAAACCAACAAATAACATTCACCCTTCCCACCCTGCACCGAAGCGCATCCGGCTGTGTGAGTCACTTACCTGCTAGCGCAACTAATTTCACTACAATCACCGGCATCCAGCAGACACAATCCGTTGCAACGATGATGGCGAACCTGTAGGACGGGGTAACAAAAGCGAACCAAGCAGTGAAGAGTGTACtagttagagagagagagcgagagagagacagagagcaaAACTCCACAGGACGATGCTTTGCATACTCCGAACGATGCTGCGTTGCGCTAACACTGTCCAGAGGTGATTCACCATCCATCGACTGTGGAGGTGGAGGGGCTCGGACCACCTACCTTCTCGCGACCACCTTCTCCCGGCAGTTCAGCGTGTTGCGCGTTTCGTTCCGGGACACGCGAATGGCTTGCAGCATCCGCAGGTACGAGATGCCGATGAACAGCAGCGACACCGTGTTCACCAGGATGAACAGCCCGGCCGAATACTCCCAGCCCATCGCGTACGGGTCGTGTATGTGCACCGAAAGGCACACCCCGTTGCTGCCGTAAAAGTGTGGCCCAAAGTACTCGGTCGCGGACAGTGGGGCGACGGCGGCGGCCGTCGCCACACCCCACAGCAGGGCCAGCCGCAGGATGACGCGCGTTTTGCTGCTGGACCGTTGGTAGAGCGGGCGCGTCACCGACACCAGCCGGTCCCAGGTGAcgagcgtcagcagcagcgtggACGATTGGCAGCTGAGCGTACTGAGAAAGCCGCTAAACGCACAGATCGAGCTCATGCGCCACTCTTCGTCGTGGGTAAGATATTCACCTctagggggaaaaaacaatgCGGAAAAGCGTTAGTCACCGCAACGGAGCACCGAATTTTGCTTACAGGGTGCTTACAGGGCCCCGACCTACCTGAAGATAATGTCAGCGGTTGCTATGATGCCGAGGTACACGCCCATCAGCAGATCGCTGGCCGCTAGATGGCGCAGGTAGAGCGAATGTTCCGCGTGCGCTTGGCTGCTGCGCGACCCGACCACATAGCGCCCGAACAGGACTAGCAGATTGCCCACGATACCAATGGCCGCCATTATCCACACACTGTGGGGCCGTGCGCGCGGGTGGTggagcaaaaataaacaagaaaaaataaatgcacGTGATGCACAGTGCAGTCGAAAATGAGAGATGGGCAAAGAATGGAAAGAACGATATTAATATCTCGTTAAGAAAGCCATCGCAGCTCGCATTCGCGAATACACCGCGCTTCGGGGTATACGTGTCGGCGCACGAAACTGTACTGAGCCGTGCCCCCAATCAACTAGGCCCTTAGCGCGAGaagataattaaaattttaattaaagaacGTTCCACGTTTGAAAGCAATTTTCGTCCCACCGTATTCCCCGCCAAAGCCATAAGTAATTCGTATAAGATTCTAATAAGTACATTGCCAACAGCTTCTCTAGCCGCGCTTCTTCATTCACCAACTTAACGCCAATTTGCAAACACTCATCGGTGTCGCAATGTGTCGCGACCGAATAGAGCTTTCGAACAGGCCGTTCGTACCTTGCACGCAGCACGGGATTATCGAGCAGATggcggttgctgctgatgcCGTCACCCTTTGGCTCGCAGACACGCACGTGCAGGGCCGCCTTGCAGTGATGGAACTCGGTGAAATGGCTGCCAAAAACGGGGGTTAGAAATGAGGGATGAGCATTTTAGCAGCACACGCGTCCGCACCCGTCCGCCCGTTCACGCCATACGTACATGTGGTGCAGGTTGGTAAGGTTATCCAGCACGCGCCGATCGATCCGGTCAAATTTGTTCCCCTGCAGGTTGCTGTGGTTtgcgcaaaaagaaaaaggaaagccGCAAGCAGGCGGCAATGTGATAGCAGTGTGGCAGTGATAATGGAAACCCTATTTCCTCTCGCCCCTACCTTCTATCAACCATACTTACAGTGTTGCCAGCTTGGCTATGCCGCTAAATGCATCCAGCTCgaaatggtttattttgttgctatttAAAAATCTGTTCACAGGGAGCAGAGGTGGAAGCAAAGAGAACGATTGGTTAGCAGAAGTGTTGATGCCGTTTCCGGGCGAGCGCAATGGAACTATTACGTACAATCCTACTAAATTCGTTAAGTTGCCGAACGTGTCGTTTCGGATCACTGTTAGCAGATTCTCCGACAGGTAGCTGAAACGAGCGGTAGGAAAACTTTGTATCCTTTGCGGTACGGTACGCGCGCGCACCCAACCCAAATGCTTACAGATGCTCCAGCGATGGTAGATCCAGCGCACACACCTCGATCGTTTCGATTTGGTTCCGCGCGAGCGAGAGTGTCTGCAGCGTTACCAGCGCCGGTATCATGCCCGGGACGAGCTTCCGCAGTCGGTTGTTGTTTAAGTAGCTgcagtgacacacacacatacacacatagagCGAATGTGAAAGCACAAACTTTAGCATCTTAACTACTCGCAGCGATTAGAAGTGGGTCTTACGTACAGTATGCGAAGATTCGTCAGCGGCACCAGCACATCCTCGGTGAGTGCATCGATCTGGTTGTCTTTCAAGTCACTGCGAGGAGGGGGGGAAACGAGGTGGAAATAAATCAACAGTGACAGATCGCACCGGTGGCTCCTCCTCCATCATGGTTTGTTTGGGGTGTATACTTACAGCTCCTCGAGAAACTCCAGATTGATAAAGTTCGTCCTTCCCAGCCGCCTAATTCGGTTGCCGCTCAGTACACtgcaggagggggggggggggtaagcAAAACAGTACCTCATCTATCATTGGAACGAATGGTTGTGGGGGTTTTTGAAATTTATAGAAATCACTTACAGTATACGCAGCACCGTCCCGGGTGGGAAAAAATTGTCCGGTAGCGTCGTCAGTCCGTTCTGGTCCAAATGTCTTGGAAGGAGGGAGGAAGTATTTACAAAGAAAGCTCATTTCGTATTGTGTTTTTGcgatttttctttaaaagaATGCATTTTTGTAAACGATTGCACAAATATAGGCGTTAAATACGTTTTAAAAAcacctgaatgtatgcaaatggaccggtctggtggtacagtcgtcaactcgtacgacgtaacaacatgcccgtcatgggttcaagtcccgaatagaccgtgcccccatacgtaggactgactatcctgctatggtaacaataagtcactgaaagccaagctctcttcattagtgggtactggcaggccttgaccgacagcggttgttgtgccaaagaagaagaagaagaatgtatgcaatgctTTTATACACCAGTATTACCCGTATAGAAAAAAGCGCCTAAATCTATTCAATCTGCGATACAACTGACTCCCATTTACTGCTTGGTTTGATCATGCGCTCTTGAAATTGTTCTTACAATCATGTATGCAACTGGATGAATTGTGGCAACTAAAGAAGACATACATTGAGGAAATTACGTATGATGTCGTATGAAAAGACGCCTAAATATATGCAACCTACGAATCAATTGATACCTACtaactagtgatgtgctctctagAGCGCGGATCACGACTACGATCTGACTCagactattgttagtccgaacTCGACTCCAATAAAGGGAGAACCACTAGTTCCACCCAGAATCAGAGTCGTTTGAAGTCGtacggagtcgttcggagtcgtccggagacgtccggagtcgttcggagacGTCTGGCTACAGTTTACTCCGACCGACTCCGATTCCAGTTGACACCAGACGATTCAGACACTGGAGGACTCTGGaggactccggacaactccggataACTTGAGGCAATTCCAGACGGCTCCAGACAATTCCGAACGACTACGAAAATGTTGGGTGGACCTACCTCCCGGAGTCGGTTCAGAAATTATCGGTGTCGaatcggagtcggtttcggAACATTACCCATCATTATTACTAACAGCAGTTTTGTATCTTTCACGTTAGCTTTTGTATTCTATGACTCACAAGGCAATATTCAAAAGACCAAAAACGACCCTGTGCTATGATGGTGCTTCCGCATTCCCCAGCACTAAGCGAACCACAAATTGCCACCGGAGAACATGTGTGCGGTTGCGTCAGTTAACCAAACGTCCGGGGTGTAAGTGCAGCTGAAGCTTCCTTTCCCCAATTACCGACAATAAAAATTGCACCAACAAACTGCAACATTCCAAAACAGGTCCCCCACATTTCCATTCCAACCGTGGCCGTCTTAAAGCATCCCATCGAGAAACAAATAACCGCACCGGCTGGAGTGGGTTGCAATCGAATCAACGGGCAGTAACGATCACTGCGACCCCATTGCAACAGTACCTTTGCAAGAGAGTAAGCTGGTGAAGAAATATGGCACCAACACCCCGACATAGCCGACCATCTGCATCACTGCGGAGGGGCTGGTTTGGCTCGACAATAAAGTAGCACAATTTATTAGACACTTGCCACTGTCCGTGCGCAAGTCGGCTTTTTATTGTGCTGTTCAATAAGACACGCCAACTAATGGTGTGGAGCATTTATGGTGAGCAAACGCGCGAAGGTAAAGATCGGGCGTATTAGCGCGCCGTAATGAGTGAAGCCAACGGTAATGGCAACAAACGGCAGCAGCGATAAACAGTACTAGACAGCCTGAAGACTTCcttcttcctttttatttttgcaaggGAGCAAGGGAAACACGGAAACTATTACTAGCGCTTTAGGCGCTTAGTTTCGTCGTTTCCTTTTCCCCCAAAACACATGTAAATGAAATGAACATACTGCCAGAAGTGCCAACCATTCCTACGAACGGTTCGAACGGTCGTTATCTTGCGCACTGCAGATAATTCGCTTAagctcttgtgtgtgtgtttttgttttgggtttcGTAAGCTCTTTATTCTGGGTTTGATGGACACATCCAGACAAAACAACCAACTCCACACTCTCAGACGGACATTATCAGCATTTCTTGCTGCCGGGTAGCTCTCCGGTGAACTTCACGCGCTCTACTTAACCTCCCACTACCAGCTAATGGAACCGCGCTCACTATCCTGGCGGCATTTCATCCCGCCCCTACACACATACGAGCGTTCTATTTGTAGGCAGCAATCCTATCAATTAACCCCACCCCAACAAAACGTTCATAAACTCAGCGTGGCGGAGCCTTACACTTGACGGCTCTGGGGCAAACTCTGCTCAACTTGTATGCACATTCGAGGCCCCCCTGCACACTCATACTTACAGTGCGTCGATGCTGCTGGCCAGCCTGACCGGTTCGATACGCTCGATCGAGCAGTGCCGCAGGACTCTGCATCCGGTGTTGATGGGGTGGgacataagaaaaaaaaggaagcaaacagaCATCAGAAGTAAGTCAAACAGTGGAAACAATCAAGCACACTTAACGGGAAAAAGTAATTTATCTGACGGAAGCGGCGGGACGGAAGCAAACGAGCGCGCGTTCTGGGTTTGGTGCAGATTTAATTAAGCCCTTTTCTCGTGCTGCTAACGATAATGAACGGGAAAAGTGGATAGGGTGAAGGGGCTGGATACGTTCTATTTGTGTCCCCAGTGTCTCcctgtttctctctcttggaagtaacaaacaaataaaaaaaaaacggaacgctTAGCGACACGTCCAAGCGACAATAATTGTACGTGATGTAATTTTTAACGTAATTGTTAGCCGTTCGGGATGAGCTGCAGGGCTTCGGCATAGCTGCAGGGTCGAAATGCATCCATGTGTGCAATTTCCGGCTTCACCGATAATGTGGAAAGAAATGGATGAAATTGATTTCGGATTGACGGGCTTTTGCGGTGCCATTTCCCATATTGCCGCCACTCTCGCACACACTGGCGCTTTGGGTCAGTGTGCTATTTGATTCCGACACGAGCTGGACGCAAAGTGGAGCAATGTTACTACGGCTGACACATGGCACATATTAGGACGGGGAATGGGGAAGCAGGAATGTGCCGTGGCACGTGGACCACCCGGGCCATACTTACAATGTGCTGAGCTTCGGGAAGCGCTGGAACACATTCATATTCAGCTCAATAAACACATTCCCAGTGAGATCGCTGCAACGACAAACACGAGAAAGCATGAAACGAAGCGTAGTAGTGGAGTGGAGATTTGtcattcttttttgttgccaaTCACAATGCATTCCTAACCCGTGCTAGCAAATGCACTCGGTGGCGCACGAGCTAGGACTATTACACCCGTACGTGGACCATGATCTAGCCACCGCGTGCTGTCAGTTCTTGCTGCTGCCCACGCCCAACGGAGCTCGAATGATGATATTATCACATTggaatacaacaaaaaaaaactgattgcAGCAGAGCTTTGATTCACAACCCCACGCTCCCACATACAGTCAACACCCACTTACAGCAGCGTGACGTTCTCCGAGGTCAGTACCGATGGCAGCCCGGTAAGGCCCTTGTACTCGCACAGCACGTCCGTTCCGCGACATTTGCACGTGTTGTTGGCGTCGTTCCAGTCTACCCCCGGAGGGCCGAAAAGGTGTTGAAGGATTagtgggggtttttttttgtcctacTGCTTGCAACAACGCTCCACTGGGCTACTTACTGCACGGTGTGTAAGGCAGCTGATCGTTGATGGCAGCCGGGCGCTTGCGGAAGTAATGGTCATAATAATTCCGCCCCACGTCGTCATCTGTGTTTTGTGGCGAAAGAaggggaggggaaaaaacaaatcaaaattgGGCTGATTGTAAACATGCGGTGGTTTTCTCGGTGGCTGGCGAAGATTCCTTACCACACTCCAGCTCGTCCGAGCCGTCGTCACAGTCGGGAAATCCGTTGCAGTTTTTGCTCTGCTCGATGCACTGGAGCGTGTTGTTGCACCGGAAAAATCCATCCTCGCAGCGAAACGTGCCGGATGGGTACGGTTCCGCACCGTCCACGGTTACGGTGTTCCGGTTGAACGGGCcgtccagctgctgctgctcgagaaTTCTTTCGTACTCCGTCTCGGGCAGCACCAGTGCCCGGCGCAACGTGCCGGATGCTTGTGCCGGTGTGGCTTGAAGAGTGggaaataaattcaatcaGTACAAAACCCATGGCACGGCTGTCACGGGACGACGGATGGATGTATATTTATGCGATGCTCGTTATGTATTGGCCACGGTGAGCCGCGGATGCTGCGACTACGCTCCCGAGTAAGCTCATCAGGAACAACCGTTCAGCACGAGAGCTCGAGGAATGCGCGCTCTGTTTTCTTTTCGACTTCAAAAGAATGACATTTTGTCGTGCTGAGCAATAGTGGATAAAGTTGCaatgaagaaagaaaagcgTAAAAGtgcagaaacaaaactatttttctTAGTAACAATGGAGGAAAATCAACACGACTGGGCCAATTTGTACGATCTGTACGACAAACGAAGCAAACTTGAACGGTGAACTCTTTGCCGAAAACATCGTGTTCTTGGAAGAATTCTTcaacaataaattataaataatcgAAAAGTTATTCTGCTCAATTCTCCAGAATGTTTACACCTTGAGTGAGTTGTACCAATTATTACTACATCGTCAATCAAAATAGTTATTTCCATTCGCATCCTACACATTACTTTACCGCGTTACAGCGACTGCAGACACTGGAGCATCTGCAGAACACACCTGCTTTGTTCtgatataataaaaaacatattttttaacgaCTCACGCACCGTCCCACTATacaatgttatcaaaatatgATCCTTGGTTGccacacacgtgtgtgtgtgtgtgtgtgtctcgtaCCCGAATTCAGGTCAACAGCTGGTGCACAGTTTTGCGAACGAACGTACGCTGCACTTGATATCGTCGCAGTAGACAGAAAAATGAATCACGAAAAACGGAACCGAAACACCGCGATGTTTGCcaatggcacacacacactggtttGATAAAACCAAACCGATCCAAACAGTACGATCCATCAGTAAACTTTACGAGTACGGTATGGTAAATCGAAAATCGAATCGAAGCCAGTAAAAAATGGAAGAGAAGAACAGCACCAAagaacagcacacaaacagcCGGAAAAGTCACAGGACTGGTTTTGGCAGTTAAGCTGTGTTCCAAGTCTGAATGTTAGTTCAGCCCCACACACACGGTAGGGATGTAAAATATTACGTTCCGGTTGGGGTAAAGCTAAACGAAGCgagatgtttgtttttttcttagcAAAACTTGTCTTTTCTTGCCTTAAGCGTAGAGCCCCTTAAGGTTCAATCAAATCATCCCAAAGAGTCAATTAGTTAAATCTACTgccgctttttttgttgttgttggtagtTGATGCTCATTTCTTAATCAACTTAAACATTCTCTTCCACTGCTTAATCTAATCAACGATCCAAACGAACCGTAACGCTGCTTTCTAAACACTCGTTTGCGTGTTGGTAATCCATCGCTTTTGGTGGCTGTGCCGAGCAGAACCAGAAGGGGCGCCCCCTAAACTACTTAACCCAGAGACACACTCATCCTGGTTGACCCACTTTACTTCACTGATGACAACAAAGCACCCAACGACACTTAATGACTTCCGAGGCCGGTGTTTCGAACGCATCCCTTTAAAATCTCATTTATTCACATCCGCTACATCAGCTCCCAGGCTCCACAATCGCTGTGTCGTAATGCTGTGCGGCATGCTTTTTATTTCTCAGGAGAATTGACACCGGAAAGAGCAACGTGAGATTAACTTTTTAGCCTCACGGGGTGGCCTTCCTCCTTGCAAAACGGAGGCAGCATACGTTGCTGCCATTGCTCGGGAGTGCTTTTAATCATGACCCATGCGTATTACCGGGTGGTCACCGCGACCCTACACAACACATTCCAATGAAGGAAAGGCAACTCGAAAACACAAAAGACCCATCCGCCTGACTATGGGTGCAACACTGCATTCCGGTACAGCCTTTACCCGGGCCAAAGTTCCGTACCTAGATAATCAAACTCCTGTGACCAACCAACGTGGAAACACTGGGGGGGATCTAACTAATGGACGAAAGAAGTTCATCGCTGACTGCACGACGGAAGCAAAGCTTCGTGCCACGTCCATGCTGGAAACGAAACGGTAGCGAAAGCTATGCGCCGCCCTGTGCTTATTAGGCAGTTGCCAACATCTTATCGGTGGGTCATCCATCCATGCGGTCAAGGTTTGGGTTTTGGGTGTCCCTATCGTGCGGCCGTGCTGCACCAGAACCTCCAGGGCTCTGTTTGATTGCGCTCCGGGAAAGTTGCATGTCCGCTGTGTCTCCATTTCTCCGCCCGAAAGGCGACAAAGTGACAACCACAATCAGTTTCTGCTTAACGTCCGGCATCCGGCTGCTGTGGAG
This is a stretch of genomic DNA from Anopheles merus strain MAF chromosome 2R, AmerM5.1, whole genome shotgun sequence. It encodes these proteins:
- the LOC121589276 gene encoding relaxin receptor 2-like yields the protein MKLLVGLLFISAVNFATPAQASGTLRRALVLPETEYERILEQQQLDGPFNRNTVTVDGAEPYPSGTFRCEDGFFRCNNTLQCIEQSKNCNGFPDCDDGSDELECDDDVGRNYYDHYFRKRPAAINDQLPYTPCNWNDANNTCKCRGTDVLCEYKGLTGLPSVLTSENVTLLDLTGNVFIELNMNVFQRFPKLSTLVLRHCSIERIEPVRLASSIDALHLDQNGLTTLPDNFFPPGTVLRILVLSGNRIRRLGRTNFINLEFLEELDLKDNQIDALTEDVLVPLTNLRILYLNNNRLRKLVPGMIPALVTLQTLSLARNQIETIEVCALDLPSLEHLYLSENLLTVIRNDTFGNLTNLVGLFLNSNKINHFELDAFSGIAKLATLNLQGNKFDRIDRRVLDNLTNLHHIHFTEFHHCKAALHVRVCEPKGDGISSNRHLLDNPVLRASVWIMAAIGIVGNLLVLFGRYVVGSRSSQAHAEHSLYLRHLAASDLLMGVYLGIIATADIIFRGEYLTHDEEWRMSSICAFSGFLSTLSCQSSTLLLTLVTWDRLVSVTRPLYQRSSSKTRVILRLALLWGVATAAAVAPLSATEYFGPHFYGSNGVCLSVHIHDPYAMGWEYSAGLFILVNTVSLLFIGISYLRMLQAIRVSRNETRNTLNCREKVVARRFAIIVATDCVCWMPVIVVKLVALAGYEISPSLYAWLAVLVLPINSALNPVLYTLTTAQFKQQLARFCYSLPCGAHPEYDSAIDSRNSMAQFSHNGSKRMMNRRERMSSNTKVYEFK